The Candidatus Neomarinimicrobiota bacterium genome segment GGCAACGTCTTTTCCGTCGGTTGAATATCCCGATAATAGAGGTAATCCCAGCAGGTGCCGTCGTGCGTAGCTTCCACGGCGATGGCCTTGGCCGAATCCATGCTGGAGCCGCCCCCGACACCCAGTACCACCTCGGCGCCGTGGAGCTTGGCAGCCTCGGCCCCGGCCGTGATGCACTCGGTGGTGGGATTGGGTATGATACCATTGAAATGAGCTACCTCCACCCCGGCAGCTATTAAGGAAGCCTTCACCTTTTCAAAAAGCGGCTCAAAGACCGGGTCGACCGGTACGGTCACCAATAAGCAGCGCTTCCCGTACTTGGCCACAGCTTCGCCAACTTCATCGATTCGACCGGATCCAAACCTGATCTCTGTCGGTTGGAAGTAATTGAATTCACGCATGATGTTTACTTCTCCGTTGGGATTTGGTTTATACTACAGTGCCTTAATCCCTCATTAAAGATTCTGCCGATTTGATCTCTCCTGGAATCTTGATCAGTTCACTCGGCAAAGGCGGGGTAGCGCCATTCTGTGAACAGACGAAGCTGGCGACTCGATTAGCATACTCATTAATCCTATCAAGTTGCTCACCACGTAGTAATCCAAGCGCCAGCACTGCCGCGAATGAATCCCCTGCACCCACC includes the following:
- a CDS encoding iron-containing alcohol dehydrogenase; the encoded protein is MREFNYFQPTEIRFGSGRIDEVGEAVAKYGKRCLLVTVPVDPVFEPLFEKVKASLIAAGVEVAHFNGIIPNPTTECITAGAEAAKLHGAEVVLGVGGGSSMDSAKAIAVEATHDGTCWDYLYYRDIQPTEKTLP